In Leptospira meyeri, a single window of DNA contains:
- a CDS encoding nucleotidyltransferase family protein, protein MKIETKKELIEELTKIKPILNNDFGVLKIGIFGSFAKDTVNSNSDVDLLVEMKSPDFDSFVGLKIFLENLFERNVDLVRKRNQIKPSFLNRIQKDIINV, encoded by the coding sequence ATGAAGATAGAAACCAAAAAGGAATTGATTGAGGAATTAACCAAAATTAAACCAATTCTAAACAATGATTTTGGTGTTCTGAAAATCGGCATCTTTGGGTCTTTTGCTAAAGATACAGTTAACTCGAATAGCGATGTTGATTTACTCGTTGAAATGAAATCTCCCGACTTTGATTCTTTTGTTGGTTTAAAAATATTTTTAGAAAATCTTTTTGAACGCAATGTGGATCTTGTTCGAAAAAGGAATCAAATTAAACCTTCCTTTCTCAATAGAATTCAAAAAGATATTATAAATGTCTGA